A stretch of the Thermofilum adornatum genome encodes the following:
- a CDS encoding carbohydrate ABC transporter permease, whose amino-acid sequence MASLSDAILVIIVLSVIIPLGSLILISFMPPGERTFPPVHYTLDNYVYVLDKLKFYQNMFNTFYFITLAVLISLVISIPTAYAIARLPINYHLWVITVGLVILVKSLPPGSLLVPIYDWLWRLKLTNTPLGVAISYQVYTLPYTIWLLTSFFLDLPREIEVAARLDGAGSFSRLIHVILPISIPGIISAVIMNYLNLWNEYMYSSVMVSSSRYQTAAVILGQMVSSEYVVEWGVMAAANVLSIIPALIFVSFVQKNISRAITGGIKG is encoded by the coding sequence ATGGCGTCGCTGAGTGATGCAATACTAGTTATAATTGTTCTCTCAGTGATTATACCGCTAGGCTCCCTTATCCTCATAAGCTTTATGCCTCCAGGAGAGAGAACATTCCCGCCAGTCCACTACACGTTGGATAATTACGTTTATGTGCTTGACAAGCTAAAGTTCTACCAAAACATGTTCAATACTTTCTATTTTATCACACTAGCAGTCTTAATATCGCTTGTGATTTCAATTCCTACAGCCTATGCGATTGCACGTTTACCGATTAACTACCATCTTTGGGTTATCACAGTTGGTTTAGTGATTCTAGTCAAATCGCTTCCCCCGGGAAGCCTGCTAGTACCTATTTATGACTGGCTGTGGAGACTAAAATTAACAAATACTCCTCTCGGCGTCGCTATTAGCTATCAAGTATACACGTTGCCCTACACCATTTGGCTTCTCACATCTTTCTTCTTGGATCTCCCACGAGAAATAGAAGTAGCGGCAAGACTTGATGGAGCCGGAAGCTTTTCGCGTCTAATCCATGTGATTCTCCCCATAAGTATACCAGGCATTATCTCTGCAGTAATAATGAACTATCTGAATCTCTGGAACGAATACATGTATTCAAGCGTTATGGTCTCAAGCAGTAGGTACCAAACAGCAGCAGTTATCCTGGGTCAAATGGTAAGTAGCGAATACGTTGTAGAGTGGGGTGTCATGGCCGCGGCAAATGTTTTAAGCATAATTCCTGCATTGATATTTGTCTCGTTTGTTCAGAAAAATATTTCGAGAGCAATTACGGGTGGTATTAAGGGGTAA
- a CDS encoding ABC transporter ATP-binding protein, which produces MAFLELRNISKSYGKNRVLDKVSLTAEKSEFLVILGASGEGKSTILNIISGVIRPDEGEVVIDGRVVDDSNKTYVPPELRDIGYVFQNYALYPHMSAFDNIAFPLKMRKLPEEEIKKRVREVAEMLRISHVLDHKPSQLSGGQQQRVAVARAIVKQPKLLLMDEPFSNIDPALRASVRWEIKTLVKQVGITTVMATHDQEEAMSLADKILILHKGKIIQTGTPEEIYNRPVNTYVADFVGGMNILPANILIPQIESIAELKSLSVENIGYIGFRAEHTRLDDQGIKAE; this is translated from the coding sequence ATGGCATTTTTAGAGCTTAGGAATATCTCGAAGTCGTATGGGAAAAACAGAGTCCTAGACAAAGTCTCATTGACAGCCGAAAAATCAGAGTTCCTCGTAATACTCGGGGCAAGCGGAGAAGGCAAATCCACAATCTTGAACATCATATCAGGCGTTATACGGCCTGATGAAGGCGAAGTAGTAATAGATGGGCGGGTAGTAGACGACTCCAATAAAACATATGTACCGCCAGAGTTAAGGGACATCGGATACGTCTTCCAAAACTATGCATTGTATCCCCACATGTCAGCCTTTGACAATATTGCATTCCCACTTAAAATGCGTAAATTGCCCGAGGAGGAGATAAAGAAAAGGGTCAGAGAAGTCGCAGAAATGTTGCGTATAAGCCATGTTCTTGACCATAAACCATCTCAGCTATCAGGCGGACAGCAACAAAGAGTCGCAGTTGCTAGAGCAATAGTTAAGCAACCCAAACTTTTACTAATGGATGAACCATTCAGCAACATTGACCCGGCTCTCAGGGCAAGTGTACGTTGGGAAATAAAGACCCTCGTTAAACAGGTAGGCATCACGACTGTGATGGCTACACATGACCAAGAAGAAGCCATGTCTCTAGCAGACAAAATATTGATACTACACAAAGGCAAAATAATTCAAACAGGGACTCCAGAAGAGATATACAACAGACCCGTCAACACATACGTTGCAGACTTTGTTGGAGGAATGAATATCTTACCTGCAAACATTCTGATTCCTCAGATCGAAAGCATAGCCGAACTGAAAAGTCTTAGTGTTGAAAATATTGGATATATTGGTTTTAGGGCAGAGCATACGCGTCTAGACGACCAAGGAATCAAGGCAGAGTAA
- a CDS encoding HAD family hydrolase, whose translation MATLEKIVRDAKVFSFDIDGTLLDSYTYMRDVIQILLLYIGVPANMLEMLTDEVYMKWYELEKQGVMDYGKFHVFLEDFARKYSINVKYDVEKFKELMLEARIRGSQPYKCAFKLLAELKKAGRKVVSVSGGDGVPGMKYKRIAESGLAQLFDKIIVVYEDVPSRVDGLIKVAEELGVPREEIVHVDDRAKFALEVYNAGFKAIVVKTNFFDPYYSLPEEIPVVDSLCTILDIIAKTPPKQ comes from the coding sequence ATGGCAACACTTGAAAAAATCGTTAGGGATGCAAAGGTTTTCTCTTTTGACATCGATGGCACACTTCTAGACAGCTACACCTATATGCGGGACGTCATCCAGATACTCCTCCTATACATAGGGGTGCCAGCAAACATGCTTGAAATGCTTACAGACGAGGTCTACATGAAGTGGTATGAGCTTGAAAAACAAGGTGTCATGGACTACGGCAAGTTCCACGTTTTCCTGGAAGATTTTGCCCGCAAATACTCTATTAATGTAAAGTACGACGTAGAGAAGTTTAAAGAGCTTATGCTCGAGGCGCGTATCAGGGGGTCTCAGCCATATAAATGCGCATTTAAGCTCCTCGCCGAGCTCAAGAAGGCTGGCAGAAAAGTCGTTTCAGTGTCTGGTGGCGACGGTGTTCCCGGGATGAAGTACAAGAGGATAGCTGAGAGCGGTCTAGCACAGCTTTTCGACAAGATAATCGTTGTATATGAAGATGTGCCTTCACGTGTAGATGGACTCATAAAGGTAGCAGAAGAGCTGGGCGTGCCAAGAGAGGAAATTGTACACGTCGATGATAGAGCGAAATTTGCCCTCGAGGTCTACAATGCAGGCTTCAAAGCAATAGTAGTCAAGACAAACTTCTTTGACCCCTATTATAGTCTTCCAGAAGAAATACCAGTTGTCGACTCACTCTGCACAATCCTAGATATAATTGCCAAGACACCGCCAAAACAATGA
- a CDS encoding lysine exporter LysO family protein, which translates to MLDLGSLEVIIVFLASLLIGRVFNIKLPGFVFQGIVLVLVWSISAWAAASGIEALKVSLYHTVIFLALIILFVFGIGSFYTERSRRISAHVEARPNYPIIIAIASGWLTGIYANWLQAYLSQVIWPLVLAVIFATGLAMHTTINLEAIRNGGDVFLKALSVTLVSAFLAGIVASIFLRVPLRYSLSILFGLGWYSFAGPFVAQFFGPSAGLTAFLVNILREQATFILTPLLSRFKVATISLGGATTMDNTLSVFIYTYGEEAAVPSIMHGFVLTFIVPLLESIVVMLPI; encoded by the coding sequence ATGCTGGATCTAGGGTCCCTTGAGGTAATAATCGTATTTCTCGCTTCCCTACTCATCGGCAGGGTTTTTAACATCAAGCTTCCGGGCTTTGTCTTCCAGGGAATAGTTCTCGTACTAGTCTGGAGCATAAGTGCATGGGCCGCGGCTAGCGGAATAGAGGCGCTAAAGGTCTCTCTATATCACACAGTCATATTTCTGGCGCTAATTATCCTGTTTGTCTTTGGTATAGGTAGCTTCTACACAGAACGGTCTCGCAGAATTTCGGCTCATGTAGAAGCCAGACCGAATTACCCGATAATTATAGCTATAGCCTCAGGGTGGCTGACGGGTATATACGCTAATTGGCTTCAAGCATACCTGTCCCAAGTCATATGGCCCCTAGTACTCGCAGTAATCTTTGCCACTGGTCTGGCAATGCATACAACAATTAACCTTGAGGCAATAAGGAACGGTGGAGACGTTTTCCTCAAGGCCTTATCGGTAACCCTGGTTTCTGCGTTCTTAGCTGGCATTGTAGCCTCGATTTTTCTCAGAGTGCCTCTCAGGTATTCTCTGTCGATCCTCTTTGGTCTTGGGTGGTACAGTTTCGCTGGTCCCTTTGTTGCACAATTTTTTGGCCCATCGGCAGGGCTGACAGCATTCCTGGTAAACATCCTAAGGGAACAAGCAACATTTATACTTACACCACTTCTATCAAGGTTTAAGGTGGCAACAATAAGCCTCGGGGGAGCAACGACCATGGACAACACACTATCAGTCTTTATCTATACTTACGGCGAGGAAGCCGCAGTTCCAAGCATTATGCATGGATTCGTTCTGACATTTATCGTGCCGCTTCTAGAATCAATAGTTGTAATGCTTCCCATTTGA
- a CDS encoding MFS transporter produces the protein MKRLYALSFSLSFLQGLLVPVIVLYMLRLGYSEAEIGIITGSSSLLYIVGALLSSFIVSRLGDSKTIILSLNLLTAGYLLFLFSHSIVVIFIAASLVLLGFGIFWPSIENAVSSVGGKVSSFSFSWSSGSLLAMASVYPLSLVEPAFTFLFFSGFSVFLVSFAIFSHKRRIEPATPAGILGSLRKAAIAWLLCIIYSLNSSGLITFYPVLVEARKLPQILLSATLFGMIFSRTLLFYLFDRVPNKLRRLDLAALLMLTPALVVYTNDSLIHVSTALLSGIGQGIVYGIALERVFKRQSLEVHLYTSLFESFIGVGYFFGPMLGVGFSSLLRVQPIATTAFMSSVMALLAGLPLRRKES, from the coding sequence ATGAAAAGACTTTACGCCTTATCATTTTCCTTATCTTTTCTGCAGGGACTGCTTGTCCCAGTCATCGTTCTCTATATGCTAAGGCTAGGCTACAGTGAGGCAGAGATAGGGATAATCACAGGCAGTTCTTCACTTTTATATATTGTAGGCGCATTACTATCTTCATTCATAGTTAGCAGGCTCGGGGACTCGAAGACAATAATTCTTTCTCTAAATCTCTTGACAGCAGGATACCTCTTATTTTTATTCTCACATTCAATCGTGGTCATCTTTATCGCTGCAAGCCTTGTACTCCTAGGCTTTGGGATATTCTGGCCGTCCATAGAAAATGCAGTATCCAGTGTCGGTGGAAAAGTGTCTTCCTTTTCATTTTCCTGGAGCTCTGGCTCCCTTCTTGCAATGGCATCTGTCTACCCATTGTCGCTTGTGGAGCCAGCATTTACCTTTCTATTCTTCTCAGGATTCTCGGTGTTTCTAGTTTCTTTCGCGATTTTTAGCCACAAAAGGAGAATAGAGCCAGCCACTCCTGCCGGCATTCTGGGATCTCTCAGGAAGGCCGCTATTGCATGGCTTCTCTGTATAATATACTCCCTAAACTCTTCGGGACTAATAACGTTTTACCCTGTCCTAGTCGAAGCCAGGAAGCTTCCACAAATTCTCCTCTCTGCGACCCTTTTCGGCATGATTTTTTCTAGAACGCTTCTTTTCTATCTATTCGACAGGGTTCCCAATAAATTGAGAAGACTAGACCTAGCCGCCCTCTTGATGTTAACTCCTGCCCTCGTGGTGTATACGAATGATTCGCTTATTCACGTATCTACCGCACTTCTATCAGGAATAGGGCAAGGAATAGTCTACGGCATTGCTTTAGAAAGAGTTTTCAAAAGACAGAGCCTAGAAGTTCATCTATATACATCCCTGTTCGAGTCATTTATTGGAGTGGGCTACTTCTTCGGACCAATGCTCGGTGTGGGCTTCAGTAGCTTATTGCGTGTCCAGCCCATCGCAACTACTGCCTTCATGAGCTCGGTTATGGCTCTATTAGCTGGCTTGCCACTTAGGAGAAAAGAGTCCTAA
- a CDS encoding ABC transporter ATP-binding protein, translated as MYPVEVQGLKKTYITRKRVGLFKTVESRIEALKGVSFNVNEGEILGILGPNGAGKSTLVKILATLLLPDEGSAKILGYDVVKERGKVRKHIGISLSVEKGFFYKLTARENLKYFGMLYGLSGKKLEERVNEALKAVGLQNQAEKFYEEMSLGMKARLSIARALLLDPPVLILDEPTLGLDPVTSRRIRHLLVNLAHQKRKSILLTTHNLFEAELICDRVAIISEGRILAIDTIDELKKRVADTVFIEVRLPSMSGLQALNILKDFPSNEVKIYHRKGIAEKIVISVPVSQAEETMEKLLHEFRASRLKVRSISILEPSLEDVFVKLTGQRGV; from the coding sequence ATGTATCCCGTCGAGGTTCAAGGACTAAAGAAGACCTACATCACTAGGAAGCGTGTAGGGCTCTTTAAAACAGTTGAGAGCCGTATAGAGGCACTCAAAGGCGTGTCCTTTAATGTAAACGAAGGCGAAATCCTCGGAATACTCGGACCAAACGGTGCCGGAAAATCTACCCTTGTCAAGATACTAGCTACGCTCCTCCTACCAGACGAAGGATCCGCAAAGATTCTTGGATATGACGTGGTAAAAGAGAGAGGAAAGGTAAGGAAACATATAGGCATATCTCTAAGTGTTGAAAAAGGCTTCTTCTATAAGTTGACAGCCCGGGAAAACCTAAAATATTTTGGAATGCTTTACGGACTCAGCGGTAAAAAGCTTGAAGAAAGAGTAAATGAAGCCCTAAAGGCCGTAGGGCTCCAGAACCAGGCGGAAAAGTTCTACGAGGAAATGTCTCTAGGAATGAAGGCAAGACTGAGCATAGCTAGAGCCCTGCTCCTTGACCCTCCCGTATTAATTCTGGACGAGCCTACACTTGGCCTAGATCCTGTGACATCCAGGCGTATAAGACACCTCTTGGTAAACCTCGCACACCAGAAACGAAAATCTATACTCTTAACGACTCATAACCTCTTCGAGGCAGAGCTTATATGCGACAGAGTAGCGATAATATCAGAAGGAAGAATTCTCGCCATCGACACCATCGATGAACTGAAGAAAAGGGTTGCAGACACAGTCTTCATAGAGGTACGACTACCAAGCATGTCGGGACTACAGGCACTAAACATCCTCAAAGATTTTCCAAGCAACGAGGTAAAAATCTACCACAGGAAGGGTATAGCAGAGAAAATAGTAATCTCGGTCCCAGTCTCCCAGGCTGAAGAAACAATGGAAAAATTACTCCACGAATTCAGGGCTTCAAGGCTAAAAGTCCGGAGCATAAGCATTCTTGAACCATCGCTAGAAGACGTATTTGTAAAGCTCACAGGCCAAAGAGGTGTTTAA
- a CDS encoding alpha/beta hydrolase family protein, producing the protein MQKSKIGMYAAASLLLAILFSFLAYLVISDFGYVTVNDVRFYGPNGEMISAHLYVPADATPQKPAPGILAIHGYNNQKDYMTNTALELARRGYVVLSIDMTGHGFSEGNVGAFSYGAVAGLNYLRSLAYVDKNNIGLVGMSMGGWAIQSAALAVPDGYKAMFYMDSYVLPPTLAPRLKNVAIQMAFADEFTPFWLQVPTGKDIPKSPVLKQIFNVTEDIIPGKVYGDISKGTARILYEPYIDHAASTDDPTSIGNVIEWFSMTLQGGKKIPRNDLIFPLKQLFTSLAFLSAMFFIFSFGGYLLETETFKELKGTPPEYKGFTGYSYWIAAFITTALPPLLFLPTFIEWGMNPMLLTIFTPQAPTNRYMAWQDTVALVTVVLLATFYYASLRKKGFTLQHTGLDLSLKTVAKSFLFAALTLLPLYITLTYCYALFRTPFTLAGLPEPVVLRPMSTIRFTFAFTYFLPFLFYYLVTGVLFAGFMRYKEGKASLTMELLINSLIVSLGSIIFLLYYYVPLYIGMPQTLSWTYVYGGVPLAMIYYIVVPVVSILTICILTYFYRKTGKVWPGVFIATMLIVWYHVAFAAFHIPMPP; encoded by the coding sequence ATGCAAAAATCAAAAATTGGAATGTATGCCGCCGCCTCCCTTCTACTAGCAATCCTTTTCAGCTTTCTGGCATACCTAGTAATAAGCGATTTCGGCTACGTAACAGTAAACGACGTCAGATTCTATGGGCCAAACGGCGAAATGATTAGCGCTCACCTTTACGTTCCAGCCGACGCTACACCTCAAAAACCAGCTCCAGGAATACTAGCAATACATGGATACAATAACCAGAAAGACTATATGACAAATACTGCTCTCGAACTAGCAAGAAGAGGATACGTCGTACTATCAATCGACATGACTGGACACGGCTTCTCAGAGGGAAATGTGGGAGCTTTTTCCTACGGAGCCGTAGCTGGGCTCAACTATCTTAGGAGCCTTGCATATGTCGACAAAAACAACATTGGACTCGTAGGCATGTCTATGGGTGGCTGGGCAATACAGAGCGCGGCACTCGCAGTGCCAGATGGCTATAAAGCAATGTTCTACATGGATTCCTATGTCTTGCCCCCAACATTAGCTCCAAGGCTAAAGAATGTAGCGATACAGATGGCATTTGCAGATGAATTTACACCATTTTGGCTTCAGGTTCCAACTGGGAAAGACATACCAAAGTCCCCTGTACTAAAGCAAATATTCAATGTGACTGAAGATATTATACCAGGAAAAGTCTACGGAGATATATCCAAAGGAACAGCAAGAATACTATACGAACCATACATAGACCACGCAGCCTCAACCGATGACCCGACAAGCATTGGCAACGTGATAGAATGGTTCAGTATGACGCTCCAAGGAGGCAAAAAAATCCCGAGAAATGACCTGATATTCCCACTTAAACAGCTCTTTACAAGCCTGGCATTCCTCTCAGCAATGTTCTTCATATTCTCATTTGGAGGATACCTGCTCGAAACAGAAACATTCAAGGAGCTAAAGGGAACACCGCCCGAATACAAGGGCTTTACAGGCTACAGCTACTGGATAGCAGCGTTCATAACAACTGCACTTCCACCCCTACTATTTTTGCCGACATTCATCGAGTGGGGAATGAACCCCATGCTTCTAACAATATTCACGCCTCAAGCACCGACAAACAGGTATATGGCTTGGCAAGACACAGTCGCGCTTGTAACTGTAGTGTTGCTCGCGACATTCTACTATGCAAGCCTCAGGAAGAAAGGCTTCACACTACAACACACAGGACTGGATCTCTCACTCAAAACGGTGGCTAAGAGCTTCCTGTTCGCGGCCTTGACACTCCTACCACTCTACATAACACTCACCTACTGCTACGCCTTGTTCAGGACCCCATTCACGCTTGCAGGTCTACCTGAACCAGTCGTCCTGAGACCAATGAGTACAATTAGATTCACCTTTGCATTTACGTACTTCCTACCATTCCTCTTCTACTACCTAGTAACAGGAGTACTCTTCGCAGGATTCATGAGGTACAAAGAAGGAAAAGCAAGCCTAACAATGGAACTGCTCATAAACTCGTTAATTGTATCCTTAGGCTCAATAATATTCCTCCTTTACTACTACGTACCACTCTACATCGGAATGCCACAGACGCTTTCCTGGACATACGTTTATGGCGGAGTCCCACTTGCAATGATCTACTACATAGTTGTTCCAGTTGTTTCAATACTTACAATATGCATCTTAACGTACTTCTACAGGAAAACAGGCAAAGTGTGGCCCGGAGTATTCATAGCAACAATGCTAATAGTGTGGTACCACGTAGCATTTGCAGCCTTCCACATACCTATGCCACCTTAA
- a CDS encoding flavin reductase family protein: protein MSLPEYVEVVTRQHTRLLHPKLVVLVVSIGKDGRANVMPAAWVTPVSVNPPLVAVAISPKRYTYKLIKESGEFTLNPVEATMLGLVEETGSTSGSEIDKFKAYGIESLTPLRVKVPCIRNSLACIECRVAAEYPCGDHSLFVGEVLAARVRRDAWKNSLYDLSKVRPLLHLGGEEYTSACKF, encoded by the coding sequence ATGAGCCTACCTGAATATGTTGAAGTAGTAACCAGGCAACATACCAGGTTGCTGCACCCCAAACTCGTGGTCCTCGTTGTCTCAATTGGGAAAGATGGCAGAGCCAATGTTATGCCCGCGGCATGGGTCACACCTGTCTCTGTGAATCCGCCGCTGGTTGCCGTTGCGATTTCGCCAAAGAGATACACGTACAAACTGATAAAGGAGAGTGGAGAATTTACCTTGAACCCGGTAGAAGCCACAATGCTGGGGCTAGTCGAAGAGACTGGCTCGACAAGTGGTAGCGAAATAGACAAGTTCAAAGCATATGGGATAGAAAGTTTAACACCTCTCAGGGTAAAGGTTCCATGCATAAGGAATTCACTGGCGTGCATCGAGTGCAGAGTAGCGGCTGAGTATCCTTGTGGTGACCACTCTTTGTTTGTGGGAGAAGTATTAGCCGCGAGAGTCAGGCGAGATGCGTGGAAAAACTCTCTTTATGACTTGTCTAAGGTTCGACCCCTTCTCCATTTGGGTGGAGAAGAGTATACGAGTGCATGTAAATTTTGA
- a CDS encoding KaiC domain-containing protein, whose translation MEVRRLSTGIPGLDALLRGGIPEGFFVALVGMPGTGKTITCLHFVWAGLRAGESAIYVTTEESRESILRQAAQFKMDFQSALESGRLVIIDALMREKEDEWTLRELAVEEMLSRIIEAKKKLGRNARRLVIDSMSAFWLRAPVKAREDSYTVKRILNKWGFTIMATSQYAITTGSAFGWGLEHIADGIIHFKRRMINGVLTRYIIIEKMRQTAHDLRAWEIKIEDGVGVVVVKPLERRLEDESLPEKVQKKIKTHSEEFSLE comes from the coding sequence GTGGAGGTTAGAAGACTTTCCACGGGAATTCCTGGCCTGGACGCCCTTTTGAGGGGCGGGATCCCAGAGGGTTTCTTTGTCGCCCTCGTGGGGATGCCTGGTACAGGTAAGACTATTACATGTCTGCATTTTGTATGGGCTGGTTTGAGGGCTGGGGAAAGCGCGATATATGTGACTACGGAGGAGAGCAGGGAGAGCATCCTGAGGCAGGCAGCGCAGTTTAAGATGGATTTCCAGAGCGCTTTGGAGTCTGGCAGGCTTGTTATTATTGATGCCCTTATGCGAGAAAAGGAGGACGAGTGGACCCTTCGCGAGCTCGCTGTAGAGGAAATGCTTAGCAGGATTATAGAGGCAAAGAAAAAGCTGGGGAGAAACGCCCGCAGGCTTGTTATTGACTCTATGAGTGCTTTCTGGCTTAGGGCTCCTGTCAAGGCTAGGGAGGACAGCTACACTGTCAAGAGGATACTAAACAAGTGGGGGTTCACAATTATGGCTACAAGCCAGTATGCTATTACGACTGGTAGCGCTTTTGGCTGGGGCCTTGAGCATATTGCCGACGGAATCATCCACTTTAAGCGTAGAATGATCAACGGTGTCCTCACGAGGTACATCATTATCGAGAAAATGAGGCAGACAGCCCACGACTTGAGGGCATGGGAGATAAAGATAGAGGACGGCGTCGGCGTTGTAGTGGTAAAGCCACTGGAGAGGAGGCTCGAAGACGAAAGCTTACCAGAAAAAGTACAGAAGAAGATCAAGACCCACTCGGAAGAGTTCTCACTAGAATAG
- a CDS encoding HAD family hydrolase, giving the protein MVGIKYISLDMDGTIVSRKYVDYFWLELVPRLYAERHSLDIETAKRVVFQSYDEVGQGDLRWYLPRYWFQRFGLMDELEYALSEAGKLVEIYEDALEFFENVPNHVKLVLSTSAARDFIGLVFSRFPFLEKRFVRVFSSSSDFSLPGKPPEFFKAILRELGIGPHEILHVGDDPESDYKNPSLAGLRAVLVSRDGKYDGIKSLNDVLHMIDFY; this is encoded by the coding sequence ATGGTGGGCATTAAGTATATCTCTCTAGACATGGACGGAACCATCGTCAGCAGGAAGTATGTGGACTATTTTTGGCTAGAGCTTGTTCCTAGGCTGTACGCCGAGAGACATAGCTTGGACATTGAGACGGCAAAGCGTGTCGTGTTTCAGTCTTACGACGAGGTCGGGCAGGGAGATTTAAGGTGGTATCTTCCTAGGTACTGGTTCCAGAGGTTCGGTTTGATGGACGAGCTTGAATATGCTTTGAGCGAGGCGGGGAAGCTCGTCGAAATTTACGAGGATGCCCTAGAATTTTTCGAGAACGTGCCAAACCATGTTAAACTGGTGCTTAGCACTAGCGCGGCGAGGGATTTTATCGGTCTCGTATTTTCGCGCTTCCCATTCCTAGAAAAGAGGTTTGTAAGGGTTTTTTCCTCATCCTCGGACTTCTCTCTCCCAGGCAAACCCCCAGAGTTCTTTAAGGCTATTCTGCGCGAGCTGGGGATAGGGCCACACGAAATACTACATGTTGGGGATGACCCAGAGAGCGACTACAAGAATCCATCATTGGCTGGTCTTCGCGCAGTACTTGTTTCACGAGACGGAAAATATGATGGAATTAAAAGTTTAAACGATGTCTTACATATGATTGATTTCTATTAA
- a CDS encoding HpcH/HpaI aldolase family protein — MFGRLPKLLVENKISLGAWLTIANPEVPEMLSLLGFDWLLFDVEHAPLDFQMLEYMLMAVRGDTTPIVRVPFNDPVYVKRVLDLGFAGILFPLINKAEDAKQAVASTRYPPKGIRGVGPRRAASYGLKTNEYFDNADKVLVIVQIETQEAVKNIEDILSVEGVNAFFIGPNDLSFSYGYRSWKEEIVRKAIEKVAEVSMSLGVPGGMYCPDDESLEFALKNGFKFIALGSDYRFLVAGARSRLEKAKSLANSFS; from the coding sequence ATGTTTGGAAGACTGCCTAAACTTTTGGTTGAGAACAAGATCAGTCTGGGTGCTTGGTTAACGATTGCAAATCCCGAAGTTCCAGAAATGCTTTCTCTACTCGGTTTTGATTGGCTCTTGTTTGACGTTGAACATGCACCTTTAGACTTTCAAATGCTGGAATATATGTTAATGGCCGTAAGGGGGGACACTACTCCCATAGTAAGAGTACCCTTTAACGACCCTGTTTATGTAAAACGCGTCCTTGACCTAGGATTTGCCGGTATTCTCTTCCCATTAATCAACAAAGCTGAAGATGCTAAACAAGCTGTTGCATCAACGAGATATCCTCCAAAAGGCATTAGGGGTGTAGGTCCCCGTAGGGCCGCTAGTTATGGTTTAAAGACAAATGAGTATTTTGACAATGCCGACAAAGTGCTAGTAATCGTCCAGATCGAGACACAAGAAGCCGTCAAAAATATTGAGGATATACTCTCGGTTGAGGGAGTAAATGCATTCTTTATTGGACCAAATGACCTATCGTTTTCATATGGGTACAGGTCTTGGAAAGAAGAGATTGTAAGAAAAGCCATAGAAAAAGTTGCCGAAGTTTCAATGAGCCTCGGAGTTCCTGGAGGTATGTATTGTCCTGACGATGAATCCTTAGAATTCGCATTGAAAAATGGTTTCAAATTTATAGCCTTGGGAAGCGATTACAGGTTCTTGGTTGCAGGTGCTAGGAGTAGACTCGAAAAAGCAAAAAGTTTAGCCAATAGTTTCTCATAA